A region of Etheostoma cragini isolate CJK2018 chromosome 2, CSU_Ecrag_1.0, whole genome shotgun sequence DNA encodes the following proteins:
- the myh11a gene encoding myosin-11a isoform X3 — translation MSKKAPTEDEKFLFVDKDFLNSPMAQADWAAKKLVWIPSEKHGFEAASIKEEHGDEVLVVLADNGKKVTVNKDDIQKMNPPKFSKVEDMAELTCLNEASVLHNIRERYFSGLIYTYSGLFCVVVNPYKMLPIYSEKIIDMYKGKKRHEVPPHIYSIADNAYRNMMQDREDQSILCTGESGAGKTENTKKVIQYLAVVASSHKGKKDSSAQQSGSQFAYGELEKQLLQANPILEAFGNAKTIKNDNSSRFGKFIRINFDVTGYIVGANIETYLLEKSRCIRQAKTERAFHIFYYMIAGAQGKLREELLLEPFGNYRFLSAGHVQLPGASDDEMYEETMEAMNIMGLTEEERIDILKVCSTVMQLGNIEFKKERNQEQATMPDNTAAQKVCHLQGINVTDFTRAILTPRIKVGREVVQKAQTKEQADFAVEALAKAVFERLFRWILGRVNKALDKTKRQGASFLGILDIAGFEIFEDNSFEQLCINYTNEKLQQLFNHTMFILEQEEYQREGIEWNFIDFGLDLQPCIELIERPNNPPGVLALLDEECWFPKATDVSFVEKLMNTQGNHVKFAKPKQLKDKTEFSLFHYAGRVDYNATAWLTKNMDPLNDNVTALLNNSSSQFVQDLWKDADRVVGLDTIAKMTDSSMPSASKTKKGMFRTVGQLYKESLAKLMTTLHNTQPNFVRCIIPNHEKRAGKLDAQLVLEQLRCNGVLEGIRICRQGFPNRIVFQEFRQRYEILAANAIPKGFMDGKQACCLMIKHLDLDPNLYRIGQSKIFFRTGVLAQLEEERDLKITVVIIAFQAQARGFLARKAFAKRQQQLTAMKVIQRNCAAYLKLRNWQWWRLFTKVKPLLQVTRQEEEMGLKEEELTRAKEVALKFESELKEISLKHASVLEERNALQEQLQAETELYAEAEEMRVRLGAKKQELEEILHEMEARLDEEEERAQALLVEKKKMQQQMQELEEHLEEEEDARQKLQLEKVTCEGKVKKLEDDILVMEDQNNKLLKERKLMEERIADFSSNLAEEEEKSKNLTKLKNKHESMISELEVRLKKEEKGRQELDKAKRKLEAESNDMQEQIADLHAQIADLKAQLAKKEEELQNALARLEDETAQKNNALKKIRELEGHISDLQEDLDSERAARNKAEKIKRDLGEELEALKSELEDTLDTTATQQELRAKREQEVNLLKKAIDDENRTHEAQIQEMRQKNTQVVEELTEQLEQSKRVKSNLEKAKQALEKETSELTMEVRSLTQAKQDGENKRKKLEGQVTDLQSRFTDSEKQKAELGERCSKITVELESVTNLLNEAEGKNIKLSKDVCSLTSQLQDSQELLAEETRQKLQFSTKLRQAEDDKNSLQEQLEEEMEAKRNTERHVSTLNIQLSDSKKKLDEMTGNIELLEEGKKRLQRDLEAANTQFEEKASAFDKLEKTKNRLQQELEDTLMDLDNQRQNVSNLEKKQKKFDQMLAEEKSISSKYADERDRAEAEAREKETKALSLARALEEAQGSREELERANKALRMEMEDLISSKDDVGKNVHELEKSKRGLEAQVEEMKTQLEELEDELQAAEDAKLRLEVNMQALKAQFERDIQGRDEMGEEKKRQLVKQVRELETELEDERKQRALAAAAKKKLETDMKDMEGQIETTSKGRDEAIKQLRKLQAQMKDYQRELDDARAAREEVLTTAKESEKKAKGLEAELMQLQEDLAAAERARKQAEAERDELSDELTSNSSGKSALADEKRRLEAKISQLEEELEEEQSNMEILNDRLRKSTQQVDQLNIELQTERTTSQKNESARQQMERQNKELKAKLQEMENQVKSKFKSSISALEAKVAMLEEQLEQENREKQLSAKSMRQKDKKLKDLLIQVEDERKQAEQYKDQAEKSNTRMKQLKRQLEESEEESQRATAARRKLQRELDEATEASDTMSREINSLKSKLRGNPEPKE, via the exons TGGAGAGTCCGGTGCTGGAAAGACGGAGAACACCAAGAAGGTCATCCAGTATCTGGCTGTCGTGGCCTCCTCACATAAAGGCAAGAAGGACAGCAGTGCT CAACAATCAGGATCACAGTTTGCCTAC GGGGAGCTGGAGAAGCAGCTTCTGCAGGCCAATCCCATCCTGGAGGCTTTCGGAAATGCAAAGACCATCAAAAATGACAACTCGTCCCGATTT GGTAAATTCATCCGTATTAATTTTGATGTGACTGGCTACATCGTTGGGGCCAACATTGAGACTT ACCTGCTGGAGAAGTCTCGTTGTATCAGACaagcaaagacagaaagagcTTTTCACATCTTCTACTACATGATTGCTGGTGCCCAGGGCAAACTGCGTG aggAGCTTCTTCTGGAGCCCTTTGGTAATTACCGCTTCCTGAGCGCGGGTCATGTTCAGCTTCCCGGCGCATCAGACGATGAGATGTATGAAGAGACCATGGAGGCTATGAACATCATGGGCCTCACCGAAGAGGAGAGAATCG atATCTTGAAAGTGTGCTCCACAGTCATGCAGCTGGGTAACATTGAGTTCAAGAAAGAGAGGAATCAGGAGCAGGCCACTATGCCAGACAACACAG CGGCACAGAAGGTGTGTCACCTGCAGGGCATCAATGTGACAGACTTTACCCGTGCCATCCTCACCCCTCGAATCAAAGTGGGCAGAGAGGTGGTGCAGAAGGCACAGACTAAAGAGCAG GCTGACTTTGCCGTTGAAGCCCTGGCTAAAGCTGTGTTTGAGCGACTGTTCCGCTGGATCCTGGGCCGAGTCAACAAGGCCCTGGACAAGACCAAACGCCAGGGAGCCTCCTTCCTGGGAATCCTTGACATCGCAGGCTTTGAGATCTTTGAG GACAACTCCTTTGAGCAGCTGTGCATCAACTACACCAATGAGAAGTTGCAGCAGCTCTTCAACCACACCATGTTCATCCTGGAGCAGGAGGAGTACCAGAGGGAAGGCATCGAATGGAACTTCATTGACTTTGGCCTCGACCTCCAGCCCTGCATTGAGCTCATCGAGAGGCCG AACAACCCTCCAGGCGTCCTGGCCCTGCTGGATGAAGAGTGCTGGTTCCCCAAAGCCACAGATGTCTCCTTTGTGGAGAAACTCATGAACACACAAGGGAACCATGTGAAATTTGCCAAACCTAAACAACtcaaagacaagacagagtttTCTCTTTTCCATTATGCTGGGAGG GTGGACTATAATGCCACAGCCTGGTTGACAAAGAACATGGACCCTCTTAATGACAACGTCACAGCGCTGCTCAACAACTCCTCCAGCCAGTTTGTGCAAGACCTCTGGAAAGATG CGGACAGAGTGGTGGGTCTTGACACAATAGCCAAGATGACAGACAGCTCGATGCCGAGCGCCTCAAAGACCAAGAAGGGAATGTTCCGCACGGTGGGACAGCTGTACAAGGAGTCTCTGGCCAAACTTATGACCACACTGCACAACACCCAGCCCAACTTTGTCAGATGCATCATTCCCAACCACGAGAAAAGG GCTGGGAAGCTGGACGCTCAACTGGTCCTGGAGCAGCTGAGGTGTAACGGTGTGTTGGAGGGGATCAGAATCTGCCGACAAGGGTTTCCCAACAGAATCGTCTTCCAGGAGTTCCGCCAGCG TTATGAGATCCTGGCTGCTAACGCTATCCCCAAAGGTTTCATGGATGGAAAACAAGCCTGCTGCCTCATG ATCAAGCATCTGGACTTGGACCCCAACCTGTACAGGATTGGACAGAGTAAGATCTTCTTCCGCACAGGAGTGCTGgcccagctggaggaggagagggatcTGAAGATCACTGTGGTCATCATCGCTTTCCAGGCCCAGGCTAGAGGCTTCCTGGCCAGAAA GGCATTTGCCAAGAGGCAACAGCAACTCACAGCCATGAAAGTGATCCAGAGGAACTGTGCTGCCTACCTCAAACTAAGGAACTGGCAGTGGTGGAGGCTCTTCACAAAG GTCAAGCCTCTGCTGCAAGTGACCcgacaggaggaggagatgggtCTGAAGGAGGAAGAGCTGACGAGAGCTAAAGAAGTTGCTTTAAAGTTTGAATCTGAGCTGAAGGAAATCTCATTGAAACATGCATCG GTTTTGGAGGAGAGGAACGCCCTGCAGGAGCAGCTTCAAGCTGAGACAGAGCTGTATGCTGAGGCTGAGGAGATGAGGGTTCGTCTGGGGGCGAAGAAGCAGGAGTTGGAAGAGATCCTCCATGAGATGGAGGCAAGActggatgaagaggaagaacGTGCTCAGGCGCTGTtagtggagaagaagaagatgcaaCAGCAGATGCAG GAATTGGAGGAACAtttggaggaggaagaagatgcCCGTCAAAAGCTGCAGCTGGAAAAGGTCACCTGTGAGGGGAAGGTAAAAAAGCTGGAAGATGACATCTTAGTAATGGAGGACCAGAACAACAAGCTTCTGAAG GAGAGGAAGCTGATGGAGGAGAGGATTGCTGACTTTAGTTCCAACctggcagaggaagaggagaagtcAAAGAATCTCACAAAgctcaaaaataaacatgagtCCATGATCTCTGAACTAGAGG TACGTttgaaaaaggaagagaagggTCGACAGGAGCTGGATAAGGCTAAGCGTAAGTTGGAAGCAGAGTCAAATGACATGCAAGAGCAGATAGCCGACCTGCATGCCCAGATCGCAGACCTCAAAGCCCAGCTGGcaaagaaggaggaggagttACAGAACGCCTTGGCCAG GTTAGAAGATGAAACAGCTCAGAAGAACAACGCTCTGAAGAAGATCCGAGAGCTGGAAGGACACATCTCCGACCTGCAAGAGGACCTGGACTCTGAGCGGGCAGCTAGGAACAAAGCAGAAAAGATCAAACGGGACCTCGGGGAGGAGCTGGAGGCCCTCAAGTCTGAGTTAGAGGACACCTTAGACACCACTGCCACACAGCAGGAGCTAAG GGCCAAACGTGAGCAGGAGGTGAACCTGCTAAAGAAAGCCATCGATGATGAGAACCGGACCCATGAGGCCCAGATACAGGAGATGAGACAGAAGAACACCCAGGTTGTGGAGGAGCTCACAGAGCAGCTGGAGCAGTCCAAACGA GTGAAATCAAACCTGGAGAAAGCTAAACAAGCTCTGGAGAAGGAGACATCGGAACTAACCATGGAGGTGCGCTCGCTCACCCAGGCCAAACAAGATGGGGAGAACAAGAGGAAGAAGTTGGAAGGTCAGGTGACAGATCTGCAGTCACGCTTCACCGACAGCGAGAAGCAGAAGGCCGAGCTGGGAGAGCGCTGCTCTAAGATCACG GTTGAACTGGAGAGTGTGACAAATCTACTAAATGAAGCAGAGGGTAAGAACATCAAACTGAGCAAAGATGTTTGCAGCCTTACCTCCCAACTGCAAGACTCACAG GAACTGCTGGCTGAGGAGACGCGTCAGAAACTGCAGTTCTCCACAAAGCTGAGGCAAGCGGAAGACGACAAGAATAGCTTGCAGGAGCAGCTTGAAGAGGAGATGGAGGctaagagaaacacagagagacatgtgTCCACCCTCAACAtccag TTGTCAGATTCAAAGAAGAAGCTAGACGAAATGACTGGAAACATCGAGCTGCTGGAAGAAGGTAAGAAGCGTCTGCAGAGAGACTTGGAGGCAGCAAACACCCAGTTTGAGGAGAAGGCCTCTGCTTTTGACAAGTTGGAGAAGACCAAAAACCGTCTGCAGCAGGAGCTAGAGGACACGCTGATGGACCTGGACAACCAGAGACAGAATGTGTCCAACCtggagaagaagcagaaaaagtTTGACCAG ATGCTGGCAGAGGAAAAGAGTATCTCCAGTAAATATGCTGATGAAAGAGACCGAGCTGAAGCTGAGGCCAGAGAGAAGGAGACCAAGGCTCTGTCCCTGGCCAGAGCTCTGGAAGAGGCCCAGGGTTCAAGAGAGGAGCTGGAAAGAGCCAACAAGGCCCTGAGGATGGAGATGGAGGACCTGATCAGCTCCAAGGATGATGTGGGGAAAAAC GTCCACGAGCTGGAGAAATCCAAACGCGGACTGGAGGCCCAGGTGGAAGAGATGAAGACccagctggaggagctggaggacgaGCTGCAGGCGGCTGAGGATGCCAAGCTGCGTCTGGAGGTCAACATGCAGGCGCTGAAGGCCCAGTTCGAGAGAGACATCCAGGGACGAGATGAGatgggagaggagaagaagagacagcTTGTCAAGCag GTCCGCGAGCTGGAGACAGAGTTGGAGGATGAACGTAAGCAGAGGGCCCTGGCGGCAGCAGCCAAGAAGAAGTTGGAGACAGACATGAAAGATATGGAGGGACAGATCGAGACGACCAGTAAGGGACGGGATGAGGCCATCAAACAGCTCCGGAAGCTCCAG GCCCAGATGAAGGACTACCAGAGGGAGTTGGACGACGCCCGCGCTGCAAGAGAGGAGGTGCTGACTACTGCAAAGGAGAGTGAGAAGAAGGCCAAGGGTCTAGAGGCAGAGCTCATGCAGCTACAGGAG GATCTGGCTGCAGCTGAAAGGGCGCGGAAGCAGGCGGAGGCCGAAAGAGACGAGCTGTCTGATGAGCTGACCAGCAACTCCTCTGGAAA GTCAGCCTTGGCAGATGAGAAACGACGTCTGGAAGCTAAGATCTCCCAGCtagaggaggagctggaggaagaGCAGAGCAACATGGAGATCCTCAACGACAGGCTGAGGAAGAGCACACAGCAG GTGGATCAGCTGAACATCGAGCTACAGACGGAGCGCACCACCTCCCAGAAGAACGAGAGTGCTCGGCAGCAGATGGAGCGCCAGAATAAGGAGCTGAAGGCCAAGCTGCAGGAGATGGAAAACCAGGTCAAGTCCAAGTTCAAGTCCTCCATCTCGGCTTTGGAGGCTAAAGTGGCAATGCTGGAGGAGCAGCTGGAGCAGGAGAACAG GGAGAAGCAGTTATCTGCGAAGAGTATGCGCCAGAAGGACAAGAAGCTCAAGGACCTTTTGATTCAGGTGGAAGACGAAAGGAAACAGGCAGAGCAGTACAAAGACCAG GCGGAAAAGTCAAATACCCGCATGAAGCAGCTGAAGCGGCAGCTAGAGGAGTCGGAGGAGGAGTCTCAGCGCGCTACAGCCGCCCGCAGGAAGCTGCAGCGGGAGCTGGATGAAGCCACCGAGGCCAGCGACACCATGAGCCGTGAGATCAACTCTCTCAAGAGCAAACTCAG AGGCAACCCTGAACCCAAGGAGTAA